The Effusibacillus lacus genome includes the window CAAATATTATCCATGGGTGCTTCGTACGTCAAAGATGAAATATTGTGATAGAGCGAGAAAAACGTAGAAAACATTAATTTATTGAGGGAGGAATCAGGGATGAAGATTGAGACACGATTGGCACAAGCAGGGAACAGGCAAGATTCTGCAACCGGGGCTGTATCAATGCCCATACATCATTCAACGACCTTTTCGCATCCCGCATTGGGACAAAGTACAGGGTTTGATTATACCCGTACGCTGAATCCCACCCGGAAGGTCCTGGAGAGCACAATTGCGGATCTCGAAAACGGAACAAGCGGCTTTGCTTTTGCATCGGGAATGGCGGCTGTCAGTTGTCTGTTTGAATTGTTTGAACCAGGAGACCATATTGTGGCATCCAATGATCTGTATGGAGGCACATACCGGTTACTTGAACAGATCCTGAAACGGAAGGGACTCACGACCACCTATGTGGACACAGGAGACTTGCAGGCTGTGGAAACGGCTGTTCGCTCCAACACAAAATGCATCTTTATTGAAACACCAACCAATCCGACGATGAAAATTACCGATATCAGAGGATGCTCCGCCATTGCAAAAGAAGCAGGCGCCATCACCATTGTGGACAATACGTTTATGTCTCCCTATTTTCAACGTCCGCTTGATCTGGGGGCCGATATTGTACTTCATTCCGGCACCAAATACCTGGGAGGACATAACGACGTATTATGCGGACTTGTTGCCGTAAAGGATGAAGACCTCAGCCAAAGGCTGTATTTCCTGCAAAACTCCATCGGTTCCGTACTGGGACCACAGGATTGCTGGTTGGTGGTTCGGGGCATGAAGACCTTGGCTTTGCGTATGGAGAGACATAATGAAAATGCACAG containing:
- a CDS encoding trans-sulfuration enzyme family protein, with the translated sequence MKIETRLAQAGNRQDSATGAVSMPIHHSTTFSHPALGQSTGFDYTRTLNPTRKVLESTIADLENGTSGFAFASGMAAVSCLFELFEPGDHIVASNDLYGGTYRLLEQILKRKGLTTTYVDTGDLQAVETAVRSNTKCIFIETPTNPTMKITDIRGCSAIAKEAGAITIVDNTFMSPYFQRPLDLGADIVLHSGTKYLGGHNDVLCGLVAVKDEDLSQRLYFLQNSIGSVLGPQDCWLVVRGMKTLALRMERHNENAQLVARWLERHPLITKVYYPGLDGHPGKEVHEGQSGGYGGMLSFEVVEESMIEPILANVKLITFAESLGGVESLITYPARQTHFDIPKEVREAYGVTDRLLRFSVGIEHYQDIIEDLAQAIEAAKVGVKTNED